The genomic region agccttAAAGAAGCTccttaaaaatgtatttattaacACTTTTAGAGCCTCCAGCTCAAGCTGTGATGGAGCTGTTGTGCATCACTGAATTCAAGGGAAGACATCCCAGTcatcctccctgtccccagacaGTGGAGGGTAACTTGTCTTGGCAAATGTTACCCTCTTTAGCCCCAAAATGTTAACAAAGAGCTCTGAGATTCCAAACCTTAATTTCTTATTGATAGTTTAACTCTTCTGTACTTCAGGGAAGCACCTCCCTAATGGATTAACATGATACTGGTATAGAAAATGACTTCCTAAAGACCTTGGTGGTGCTTAGTaggaaacatttaaaataaccAAAGAAAACCTCAGATCTTCCCTATTCCAGTTCCTAGGCTGTATTCAACTCTTCCAGGCATCCATCCAAAGTGAGGCACAAGAAAAAATTTATTATGCTGCTAAATCAGAGGtttttatctctctctctcgATACCAGCACCCTGTGGTAGCTCCTGTTTCTGCCTGCTCGTTGACATTCTCGGTGTTCCTGTTTTGTTCCTGTTTTTCTTTAGATTCCCATCACCCACCACTGTCAGGAGTTCACAGTCTTTTTGTACATTGTGACTCACTGGGGAATTCCTACTCCTCAAAAGGGCTGAGGAGGCCTCAACTCTTGTTTCTAGGAAGCATCCCCaatgtttttaaatgagaaaaacttGGTTTTAAGTGCAAAGTTTTCCTcagaaaatggttttttttcccctttgaaaaGCAATCTGAGAGACAAATCTGCTTATCTCTACTGCCACTGACCAAAACAAAGGCAGTGTCTCAGGAAAAGTTGGGAGTGGGTTTCAGGTAACTCAGTGTTACCTGCATCCACACAAGGAAAGCTGTAGTAtctaatagaaaaaaaatttaaaatcaaacCTGGCTTGATGGAGGGTTATAGACATTGGCTCCCCAAAATCTTTTTATgtacagaagaaataaaagtaagGCTAGAGACTGAACCAACACTACCTGGTCCTGAGTGTGTAAAGTGGTGCCCAAGGGTATCATCCTCTGGCAGATCAACATGATCCCAATGTTCCAGGGACACCCTTGGCACCCAGGCTGTGACAGATCCTGCACAGTGTCTGGtcaccagctgctgccagggagctgctgcttcctcatcccagctccaggggttaatcagccagggctggaggccaGTCAACATCAACAGACTAGAACAgcagagggggggaaaaaaggcagcagAGTTGGTATTTTACAGATACCAAGAGAATCACAACTCCTTTTGCTACTACCTGGCAGCACCACTCTCTGCTGGGCTGCATTTACAAAGGGGAGTAGCAGTAGGAAATGTATCCTGTGGTAAGGAATGTCGATCCACTTAGAGCAATTCCATGGAAAGCATCTCACCAGGGCAACTCCCTTAGTAATTTCCAGGAAAGACAAACAGCAACCAACTCACCTCTACATCCAGCTCCAGAATGTCAGCAGTTCTGTTCAGAAGGGACCCAATGTTGGGCTTTGTTCTCCCAAAGTCTCCGTGCACAAACTCTTTAATGTAGCTGGAAAACTCTGGCTAAGGAGAGGTGCATTCCACACCAAAGAAAtcaaaagggggggaaaaaaaagtggtttttctACTCCTAAGTAATTTCTTAGTTAATATCCTGTTGAGCCCATACCTTTCTTTAGGAGAGCACCTAATTCCTGGCTTCTGACTCTGGTGCCAAAAACTGCACTGCTGacctttattttgtttcattccAAACTGAGTAGTGACTTTAGGACAAAAGTGTGACTTGTAAATAGTTGTGATCTCCAGTCTGCACTGAAGTGCATGAAATACTGTGGAAAAGGTCATTTTTGGAGGCGAAAAATTTTCAGTTAAATTAGAAAAAGCTGAAGTGTATTTTAACCAGCACAATTTTATATCTGTCACATACTTAATGAAAACTCCAATGTGAAATTGTGACCTAAAAGCAAATATTGTGCAGAGACACCACTGTGGGAGACCAGGGTTTCAAAACACTGCAGCCATCCGAGCAGGGAATTTCCCCTTATGTTGGGGAAGAtggaacaggaaagccttataaatatgattgtctggcaaaagattttgagaatatggaaactataagtgagattgaaatgaaagcaagctttgagatcctcagttactgaacaactgggaaacaatggtgtggccagctgaaggtgatccccttttgatggaacaacaccctctgcttgcagacagccccaagggtcagagcagaccctaccagagcagaccctaccagcttggcagaagaggagtttttagggtttaaaatgtaacacagtgtggtaatgtagtgattcttataggctgtatgtaaatgctataggatttgtatcttgtactagactggttagtgagaatcagaatattcaacacagaagatttattgtattgtaacgaGAACTTCGCTCTCTTATCCTCTCTTTTACTCTCTCATCCTCTTTACCATGCTCTTGCCTTCTTTCTCTTTACCTCTCTCTTAACTTCTCTGGGGCCTGAGCTGTgtttggcagctcccagcagggccctgcacccaggccctgtgcaataaaccccaagttccacgacctggctgcagagatctctcgtctccatccatccccaccatcctACCCCCGTCAGTCCCACTCCCTTATGCCAGTCAGtgcccccaggagctgcctggcccCTCTCTGGCAGGCTCCAGGTGCCAAGGATACGTTCCTGCCTGTGTCCTGAGGTGCAGGCGGAAGTGGTGCTGGTCGATGTACTCGCTCCTCATGCTGTGGATGAGCCGGCAGCGCACGGCCAGCGGCCGCCGGTGCAGCACCCGCAGCGGCGTCTTCTGCTCCAGCCTCAGCTCCTGGTGCAAGGAGGGACCAAAACCATGAGGGAGGAAGTGTGCAAAGGCTGCCTGGATCGTAGGAACTGTGTGTGGTGTTGACTGGTCCCATCTCTTTTATCCTGTGTTCTGGCAGTTGAGTTATCTCGAGGCAAGACTGGTTTTTTCCAAGTTTatcaaaggaaaaaggacagCCCTCTCAGAGGCCTCGCATGAACACAAACTAATGGAATCACAAATACAGAGGAATAACCTTGAAATCTCCATAGCCCTTTGCTGGAATGACTCCAGGATTTAGCAGCTCGCTCAGAGCCTCAGGgcaatcagaagaaaaaaataaatctcaccCACAAAATGCTTTGTCTAAACTACAGCCAACCCCCTAGAAATAAAAGTGAGGGGGGAAAACCTTAAATGAAATTAGATCTCAGAAGAGTCTTTTCAGAAGTTCATTCCCAACTCCCTTTCccaaaggagaggcagcagtgtgAAAGGCAACTTGTCAGGAGCAAGGGAAGCTAAAGGAAGGACTTCCCAGCAGTTGCCTGCCTGAGCTGCAATGGCTTTGAGAATGagctcatgggcagctcctatAGGAAATGGTGCAACACACCAAAAACTGAACCCACTTCTCCATCAGGCCAACATCTGGAGAAAGTTCTCGTTCCTGCATATGCTGAGCCTTCCTGAGGCCCCTTTGCACTCTGACATAGACATTTCCACCTCCAGAGCgctgcagctgtgggagcaTGGCTTTGGAGCAGAACAAAAGAATTTTTCTGCTCCTTTCACTCACACAGGACACTATTAAGGTAACAAAGGGGTGGAgatttcctcctctcccagaaTTTGGTCTCCTGGAAGGTGAACATTACACAAGGATTTGTGGTCTCTGCTGACAGCCAACCCCTGTGTCCTGTTGGAGTGACTGGTGAAGGAAGGGTGGTATGGAAGTCCCTATAGCAAGAGAAACCCTGATtatagaaaacaaaaccaaaacaaaaaccaagcaCAGAGCAAGAGGTAGGCCCATGGATGGCCTGTATTTAACCCTCCCCTAGGCACCAGGACAGGTACTATTTAAATGAGCAACAAAAGCTCCTCCTACCTTGATATCATCGAGAAACGCGATGTCCTCTCTCTGTATCGCTTTGTCTGTCCAGATCAAGGCACTGTAGGTCTTTGTCTTCTCCTCCTCACCTTCCTTCATACGACCAATTGCCTCTctaaacaaaagaaattaattactCACTTAACAGAAGCATAATTACACaaggctgtgagcaggagcactTCCCAACTCCCCGAGCGCCGCTTTGAAATCCCTCGCCCGGCGACCATAAACACTGACCTGGTGACAAGCTGCAAATCTCGAACCTGTATTTTGTCTGAAGAGTCATTAATTGCCTGTGATATTTAAAGAAAGCACTCAGttagcagagctgctgggctggagaggcagcacGTGCTGCACACGTGAttcacctgctgcagcctcttcATCTCCTCGGCGCTGAAACGGATCCTGCGGGGATTCACCAGCTCCATCGCAAAGGGCCTTCCTGGCAGCGGCACcgaaacaaaacacaaaaacatcTTGTTCAAAATGAATGCTGCATTTACACAGCAAGGCTGCAAGGTGTGAACACTGTCTGCTGCTACACAAACAGGGACGGGACTGGCAGGCTGAGGGATGGAGCATCGGATGCAAGGGAAGAAGCAAGGGAGTTTTTTTTTGGCTACTAAACCCCAGTATCAGCAATAAGTGCAAATTATGACTTCCCAGAAGACATCTTGTACAAGTCTGtgctaattaaaaaataaaataagaaaaaaagctaATTAGCTTATTTTCTGTCACCTACAGCAATGCCCAGGTGCACAGCAATGTTAAATCCCACTCCCTCAGCTCAACATCTGTTGCCAGAGTTGTAACTCTGTGCTCAGGGCCAGGACAATCCCCAGCACAAGCCATGCCAAGAATCACACTACAGATCAGACAGCTACTGACACACAGAACTGTTCATTTTTACTTcttctttccctcctcccttGGCTACAGCAGCTCCAGTGTGTTGGAAAGCAGCTGACCTTTAGAAAGGACTCAggttcaaaaagaaaacaattcccTCATGCAGTTGCAGTGAGGGAATttgaaggatccagcagaaAACAAGAGAGGAGTCAGTCTGACATAAATGGCTTAAAAGTAGGGagtgaataaaataaaatacttttaacTAACTATGCCTTCCCATGCAGCCAAGGCCACTGAGAAAGGGCTCCTGTTTCAAGCTGGTTTTATGAAGCTGTTGGACTTTGGGAATAACTTCTGAGATAAAATTCCAAAGCATGCCTGGTCACATACTTGGCATTCAGCAGGATCTGTCAGAGGAGCTCTACACACCCATTCCATCTCTGTGATTCACAAGGGGTTTCCCAAGCCTTACCATTGCCTAGTGTCCTTACATCCACATCTTCTCTTCCAGAGGAACTAAAATTAAAGCCTGTAACAGATTTAAACAAGGCAGGTGagcttttattttacatttgtgATTCTCTCTACAGCTTTTGAAAGGTGAAATACTTTCTTTCTAAACTTGTTTGCAAAATCTACTTCAAATCTACTTTGTAAACAGGAGCCTGCACTTCACAAACTGTGGGAATTCCTATTTATTCCCAAGTTTCTTAAAGAGCTCTCCCAATTCCTTGGCCTGAATGAGACTGCTACAACCAGACTAATTTATCCACTGGGAGGAGAAGAGGGGGAGGTAGCAGGGTTTTTTCCAAACTACTATTTTAATGCAGTTTTTCCTTGGACCTTCTATGTCTGTAATTCCACATTTGTCAGATGACAAATGATGGGCAGTGATGTTTTCATCTGGACAATCCCTGGATGAGCATTTAGCTTGTGGGACTTTATGCactgaggaaaagaaatggTCAGAAACATGAGGAGCTCAAAAGCCAGGCAGAGCCCATAAATTTTTACCTGTGGCAAAATCCTTCTTGGTACAAGTCATTCTATGAATTACCAACTGTTGAGAAGTTTGGTTGAGCAAAAACACTGCCACATGAAACCAACACATCTGCATCATCGGATCCACTGAGGAGCTACTTTAGCAGGATAAAAGGATCTAATTACTCCCAGATCACAGCTAAATAAAGTTTACAAGCTTTAACTTGGAAGGAAACAAGAGGGATAAAGAgacatcaatttttttttccattatacTCCCATATTAAGTGGGTAGctaccaagaaaaaaaatcttctagtAGTGATGAAAAATACGTATGGTAGGAGATCTCCTGAAGACTTACTGTCTGCCTTGAATTGTGCCATCAGATGCTCTGAAATCAATTCTTCCACTGAAGACTCCAGCTTCCTCTCCCCATCAATAATCCAGGGAGTCTGAGGTAAATTCCTGGAGTATTTGTTGTATCTTCCTGTAAAAGACAACCATGGTACTTCTAACCATTCCACAGCCATGAGTGAAAGCTGCACTCTTGCCCAGCACATTTCACTTCCATGGGAGCTTTTTTTGACAGCTCCAGATTGTTTTATGGCAGGAGCATGACACCAGCACTGTGGGTCACACATGgctgtgtccagggaaggggcagTAACCAGGATGGACACTGAGAGTGGacttggctgcagccctgcctacAGGAACCACCATCCTGTGTGAAATAACCCAGGCTCCAAGCCAGTTCTGCCATTGCCTCAAGGCTTaagaaaagaaacccaaactaAAATGCTTTGGCTCACTACAAGGAACAGCATGCAAGGAGTGAAAAGTCCCCATAATAAATGAGGAGGAATGGCAGGAGTCTTGGGAAGGTGCCATGTAGAGATTGGCATCTTTGGGTGGTCCCAGTGATGCTTTGGTGGCACCTCTAGAACACAAGAACAAGCCTGACATGGATGACCAATATGAGCTTTTCTGTGGACAGGTTTGACAAGGACTGAAAAGATTCCCAAAGCAAGGAAATAATTCATAAAGGCCAAGGAGCTTAAACTGCTTTCAACCTGAAACTTTGCaaatagaaaagcaaaggaaCTCAGAGTAGCTCTTGCATTGCTTTGGGCCTCTGACATCTCAGGGGTTTGGTTTCCTATCATATTTTCCTATCTCGAACAATGTTTCCTTTTGCAGtttgagctgcagaaaaagCCACACAAACAAATGGGGAAACTGAGTAACACAGTTTCACTGGGGTAAATAATGAAAGTAGGGTGACTCATCATTCAGGTATAGCAGCCTCACGCTGCTAAATTCTCTTTccataaaacagaaaaaggagaatTAGGTtggccattttttttttctctcagctcCCCATTCTAATAATTTTAACTTTTGATCTGAACAAGAGTAGGTCTAAAAAAACAGAAGGTGTTTCTTGGTTTGACAGCCCCATTATCCTTAAAAAAGGCTGGGGTGTAAACACTAAAGGTAAGGTCAAGAGGACAATGTTGTGCTTACAAATTAAGATCCCATCTAatttataaaaagcaaaatatctgGACTGTACTCAATAAATTCTATTCTGGATTTAGTTCTTCAAAAATTAAACACCTGCCTGGATTGTTTATTGGAGCAAAAGATAGACTATAAATAAAGACCAGTATTAAATGACAGGCAGAAAGCAAACCCTCTGTTTTGCTCTTCATACTGTTGAATTCTGAAAAAAACTACCCAATAAACCAACTTAAAATAAAGCAGCGTATTTGGAAAAGCCTAAAAGGAACTGGATATCTTGGATTCAAAAAAGTGTACATCTAACTGTCTAAtcagtaattaaaaataagGAATGGTTTATGTAGAACATCAACCACCCTGCCATTCACTTTCAcactttttcattttccatttctttataTTCAGGATATTTATCATCACAGTATGTTGGATTTAAATTAAAGGCTGGGTTCTTTTTAGCAATAATCAGTTTGCATGTATTTAAATAAGCTGTTCCTACAAAGGACTAGGAGAGTGGCAGACACTCTGGCAGGCAGATGATAAAAAAGTTCAATCATCTCAACTCAGGGATGTTGCACTGCCTGAGCTGTTGCTGCACTGCCTGTCTCACCCAAACCTTTAAAAATCCCACCAAGATCTGCAGCTTTGGATGGGATAATAAGCAGAGAAATCCAGATGGTGAAAACCTCTGAATCCAAATCCAAACCCAAGGAAGGgaacagcactgctgggagcttCTGTGTGGAGGTGCCTTTCTCAAACCATTATTCTGAGGGGATCTGTAATTTTTTAACTTTTGACAAAATAATATCTTCAGCAGAGCTCAAATATAATTTCTTCCCCTTTCAAAGCACTCCTGGacagagctgggtttgtttctttgctcCTTACACTTCATTACAGGAATTAACAAACAGCAAGAATCCTCAAGGCAGTGTTACAAAGTTCTCTTCAAGACAAGACAGCAGCAAAGAAATGGATCAATTTACCAGCCACAAAAACTGCACCATTATTGCACTGGATTTCCAGAGCATCACAGAGGTTCTTTGGTGAGCTTGGGGGACATGGAAAATGCCTgtattacaaagaaaaaaacagaataaagCATCATCACTACCAGAACATGATGGAGCATCACCAGAGCAGTAAAAAGTGCCTATTTTGGCTTCCCACTGTGTGTGATTTTTTACCATATTAACAGCACTTGGTGTTTTCTTGAAACTCAACTCCTAACATTTTGGAAATATGGGAATATTTCTTGTAAAGGGAAGCCTACCTTACAAACTCTAAAGTTCAAAATCGtccttttaattaaaaggaGTGATTTTCTATTGCCAGAAAGAAAACATGTTTTAAGCAGTAAACCAACAGAATTTAAACAATCAAAAGTTCTTTTAAAGCCACCCTACCAGTACATACCCACTGGAtattttcctcccctccctaATTCTATATTAAAGCACAATACTGAGAAATAGTTTCAGTATTTACTTACTTGAGAAAATCCTCTTCTTTTATCCTCTCCAGGGCTTTTATAACTGCCATTCTGGTGAAAACAgactgcacagtgaaagaaaaaaatgagtcAAGAACTAAGAAAAGCAAGGAAAGGATATGgcccaggaagaaaaaagcacTGAAACTTACACTGTGCAGTTCTGTCACTGCTCACTTGGG from Agelaius phoeniceus isolate bAgePho1 chromosome 3, bAgePho1.hap1, whole genome shotgun sequence harbors:
- the PUS10 gene encoding tRNA pseudouridine synthase Pus10, giving the protein MSPVAEKDRAVVQLLLDAGTCPRCVLRFCSVGSQLLYRHPLQDLLRDLQEFLKNSQEKEGTVCLDVADPPCKRLRLEHKEEGADELNHNGAIPQLPSAGNAGNAGNTGNPALSGNTALESSAGRVCNVCLGILQEFCEPDFVKKVCQKVNSADYQFTSFVFSVSLPPQLSVRERAAWLGVKQQMRNLGLPLAKDDIVQLKEAYKWIIHPQLAEELGVPADGKSLFEVSVVFAHPETDEECHFLATACPDCFKPAKNKQSVFTRMAVIKALERIKEEDFLKHFPCPPSSPKNLCDALEIQCNNGAVFVAGRYNKYSRNLPQTPWIIDGERKLESSVEELISEHLMAQFKADSFNFSSSGREDVDVRTLGNGRPFAMELVNPRRIRFSAEEMKRLQQAINDSSDKIQVRDLQLVTREAIGRMKEGEEEKTKTYSALIWTDKAIQREDIAFLDDIKELRLEQKTPLRVLHRRPLAVRCRLIHSMRSEYIDQHHFRLHLRTQAGTYIKEFVHGDFGRTKPNIGSLLNRTADILELDVESVDVDWPPALAD